The Phacochoerus africanus isolate WHEZ1 chromosome 3, ROS_Pafr_v1, whole genome shotgun sequence genome window below encodes:
- the ZDBF2 gene encoding DBF4-type zinc finger-containing protein 2 isoform X1, with translation MQNRQGHCSYCCVPYNNLEQHMSSDQHRYLTTQSRQRRGTTSLMERFLQDVLQHHPCHYQESGSVQNERLHMNSASPSEVVPNDHFIPEDATRVREETSTKGFEPVEELYSRPSKSREYIQSVSVRPSVIQKLEKGQPQPLEFVHKIGSSVEKCNPVCIGYNTNNQNTICSSVISNAPVSCLHESSHERPVTTNNTTRLPLGVPLDSVNKCNPNKVDKYLKQLDKGSRNPMLSSHPETSSVSYQNPKDSNRKSLCTNSDKLIIQENVKSQGKTLSAGFKVHECVGTEGSLKLESLSKLAVNRAINLNKTDMPSNKEIFEDGIPKHHEKFFPNMEHTQKGRHLVFNKSAFLEQKISECSEMKFACGSLQSVSNHPEEPVPDLWKEEQIYEEDTNYESKDSEMSFDDSSSFCSLTDQPKATATEINLSKEVDADLQYKSNNSCVSEVSSDCDGSLQLTTNQTQVTVKDGSIQMGTHIKLVDESYESSESEMNFDCDALLWSTDDYLQHPEKEVSLPKRVHIDLVDMDYGSSSSEKSANSVFSLQSVVDQLPVAVTETQLQKVHIGLVDENYGSSCSETSFDCATSLQLVVDHSQLAIKERNLEDRLVCLRDKNHKPSSAQAHPDCDTSLETVTDEPQRAVEETHFLNDLVDMNHESCGSEESFYTDTQLVPDQSQVAVEEVNTQEVATDLENKSVKSSISDPSFDFDSHSSLFQSANDQPQEVNTQEIATDLENKSVKSSISDPSFDFDSHSSLFQSANDQPQEVNTQEVATDLENKSVKSSISDPSFDFDSHSSLFQSANDQPQEVNTQEVATDLENKSVKSSISDPSFDFDSHSSLFQSANDQPLSETNLKELNVDMEVKSYGCSSSELTFDSDPPFVSVTDYPELDIEEIRKKYSNLEDESFESVSSEITFDSDISLHSVADQSEVAVYEEEPIDLENKSNKSCVSEITFDSDISLSLPTDQHGVAVKETFIQKEESLHLGGKDDDPTSSEISLDSYTPFHLVTNLPEEAVKKLNLQKEEWGHLENRENEPSDSELSFEYDAFHSMTGHAKDPIKEKNLQKEENVQLENEGNVPSVSESSLKSDTSFHLVTDHPDIAIKKINRKKEEHVNLADKGNELSVSETSLDSSISFQSVTHKPEEVIKELWLQKEKDAKFKGKSADFSDSEINLDSDVPHYSVMEPEIAVKEINIQKEECAVLENKSGEYSGSEIILDSDVPPQSMTEKPQITVLKEDHVDPEDKSIRLRDFEINLGIDAPLRSVTDQTQLALLKEKHADLEDTNSESSDGEIDFDSDYHLQPLTEQFQEVAKKTNLWEEEDMGLKNKLDEPNGSKLIHTSDVSLQSVSDQPEVAVNRINLENQGHVYWDDKNSQYNSSEMSLDSDFLVQSIVDHPQITNLEQEHTELEDEHNPSCGSEISFYSDYPFQSVVEQFRETVKEINLWKDEVNEEDKSDKSKNFEIMCDSDVLQSVAGQTEEVVKAFSLWKKHVDLEDKMVKPSDSKVNFDSDKPLQSVANEIQETSIEINLLREGHVCLDSKSYEPSDSEIIYVSNAPLQSVIEQPHILEEQQANLEDKSSDPCDPEISFVSDDPLQSGAVQLPKAMKEIDLWREDHIYLEDKRYKLGDFEVSYDSDLYIVAGHSPVAFKEINLQEKDHNDLENKNCELSVSEMKWDSGVHLQLEVDQPHMICQESKLQTEKHLGMEENISEPSDSEMCDSDVPFQIVINEPQVSGKETHIQKMLFVDLVTGDSDCEMISDSDVPFQPVIDSPQMTVKDISCINAGSFILEDENCESYDSELEYVCEASPQSVTNHSKKTFKIVNQKQDYIILEESSCEPYASEINFQIDPSHQSVGQSLGPKKKKAKYIDPKDKSCQSNSLKNFFEWEKTSQPVTHQGQKADKGVNLWKDVENIGLKDKNCDSGVSAVDCNASPELVNHQMPNKENLLRLKHTNLGNTSCEPCGSRMNFQRHPSPSHQSDTDQPQEAVNKIDLFKKMFFDLKETNHSSHSSSVPMTDSVRNQEKAKEVIEDDPDEPVLEALPHVPPSFVGKTWSQIMREDDMKINALVKEFKEGRFHCYFDDDCETRKIKKKKLNKGKKVTRTDLNQDTASIQVLSDCDDNTGGISGIDEFSVALDKPSHYPSAERCYEQTWGVASQCQAVKVSHGTQTNLPSHPRMKRRITGQEKDSPVKKRLLLQNGRKTKKKVEIGTLEFPESCITVLKPLQPNALMSVLSSNIKLKKGDSNSSKTRHHSRNNWDIIIQYKYKHNSFNYNDPLNKQIVFDPSLNIEVPGSDRSNCVEIHFNHLNSSAGDDDTYVQSFASAPFMTVPVRHELMSHQEANASSVFLEKSQVLNSSKVPKESNFQSTLLNHAFVKVSPKSVRIKFLESKKKIQRKKVTANNKLGFPKMDCRPNIPQQKTRIASEKQSTWIQTKLSDIIKKYIPQYSVFLRHKYWSRSTLVKMHLKKKKTDVSRLKQAKRPAKMLSNSLVPSADAKEKSRAIAGSSPKQPVQDSSGVAGSKKNGNKKQTKKERKQREPSRPIRRYALRSLHSDVPHSDRMRTRLSSKS, from the exons CATATGTCCAGTGATCAGCACAGATACTTGACCACACAGAGTAGACAACGGAGGGGTACCACTAGTTTGATGGAACGTTTCTTACAGGATGTACTGCAGCACCACCCATGTCATTATCAAGAAAGCGG ATCAGTGCAAAATGAGAGACTTCATATGAATTCTGCATCACCTTCTGAAGTGGTTCCTAATGATCATTTTATTCCTGAAGATGCTACTCGAGTCAGAGAAGAGACATCCACCAAGGGTTTTGAACCTGTTGAAGAGTTGTATTCTAGACCTAGTAAATCTCGGGAATATATACAGAGTGTTTCCGTTCGACCATCAGTTATTCAAAaactggagaaaggacagccaCAGCCCTTAGAGTTTGTTCATAAAATTGGGAGCAGTGTGGAAAAATGTAATCCAGTTTGTATTGGTTACAATACAAATAATCAAAATACAATATGTTCTTCAGTGATTTCTAATGCTCCTGTTAGTTGTTTACATGAAAGTTCTCATGAAAGACCAGTTACAACTAATAATACAACTAGGTTACCATTAGGAGTCCCTTTGGATTCAGTTAACAAATGTAACCCAAACAAAGTTGACAAATACCTTAAACAGCTAGACAAGGGCTCTAGAAACCCTATGCTATCATCTCATCCAGAAACTTCTTCAGTTTCATAtcagaaccctaaagactcaaacAGGAAATCTTTATGTACAAATTCAGATAAATTGATTATACAGGAAAATGTAAAATCTCAGGGTAAAACTTTGTCAGCTGGCTTTAAAGTCCATGAATGTGTGGGTACTGAAGGCTCCTTAAAACTGGAATCTCTTTCCAAATTAGCAGTAAACCGAGCAATCAACCTGAATAAAACTGACATGCCTTCTAATAAAGAAATCTTTGAAGATGGCATTCCAAAGCACCATGAGAAATTCTTTCCCAATATGGAACACACCCAAAAAGGAAGGCATTTAGTTTTTAACAAGTCAGCCTTTTTGGAACAGAAGATCTCAGAGTGTTCTGAAATGAAGTTTGCTTGTGGCTCTCTTCAGTCAGTGTCCAATCATCCTGAAGAGCCTGTGCCAGACCTCTGGAAGGAGGAGCAAATTTATGAAGAAGATACGAACTATGAATCAAAAGATTCTGAAATGAGTTTTGATGACAGTTCCTCTTTTTGTTCACTGACTGACCAACCAAAAGCAACTGCTACAGAAATAAACCTTTCAAAGGAAGTGGATGCTGATTTGCAGTATAAGAGTAATAACTCTTGTGTTTCTGAAGTAAGTTCTGATTGTGATGGCTCTCTTCAGTTGACTACCAACCAAACTCAAGTAACTGTTAAAGATGGAAGTATTCAGATGGGAACACATATTAAGCTGGTTGACGAAAGCTATGAATCTAGTGAGTCTGAGATGAATTTTGATTGTGATGCCTTGCTTTGGTCAACTGATGACTACCTccaacatcctgaaaaagaagtaAGCCTTCCTAAGAGGGTACACATTGACTTGGTTGATATGGACTATGGATCTAGTAGCTCTGAAAAAAGTGctaattctgttttctcacttcaGTCGGTGGTTGACCAACTCCCTGTGGCTGTCACAGAAACACAGCTTCAGAAGGTTCACATTGGCTTGGTTGATGAAAACTATGGGTCGAGCTGTTCTGAAACAAGTTTTGATTGTGCGACTTCTCTTCAGTTAGTAGTTGACCATTCTCAACTGGCCATCAAAGAAAGAAACCTGGAGGATAGGCTTGTCTGTCTGAGAGACAAGAATCATAAACCCAGTAGTGCTCAAGCACACCCTGATTGTGATACCTCTCTTGAGACAGTGACTGATGAACCTCAGAGGGCTGTGGAAGAAACACATTTTCTGAATGACCTTGTGGATATGAACCATGAGTCTTGTGGTTCTGAAGAGAGTTTTTACACTGATACTCAGTTAGTGCCTGACCAATCCCAGGTAGCAGTTGAAGAAGTAAACACTCAGGAAGTAGCTACTGACTTGGAAAATAAGAGTGTTAAATCTAGCATTTCTGATCCAAGTTTTGATTTTGattctcattcttctcttttccaatCAGCTAATGATCAGCCTCAAGAAGTAAACACTCAGGAAATAGCTACTGACTTGGAGAATAAGAGTGTTAAATCCAGCATTTCTGATCCAAGTTTTGATTTTGattctcattcttctcttttccaatCAGCTAATGATCAGCCTCAAGAAGTAAACACTCAGGAAGTAGCTACTGACTTGGAGAATAAGAGTGTTAAATCTAGCATTTCTGATCCAAGTTTTGATTTTGattctcattcttctcttttccaatCAGCTAATGATCAGCCTCAAGAAGTAAACACTCAGGAAGTAGCTACTGACTTGGAGAATAAGAGTGTTAAATCTAGCATTTCTGATCCAAGTTTTGATTTTGattctcattcttctcttttccaatCAGCTAATGATCAGCCTTTGAGTGAAACAAATCTGAAGGAGTTAAACGTTGACATGGAAGTTAAGAGCTATGGGTGTTCCAGTTCTGAGTTGACTTTTGATTCCGATCCTCCTTTTGTGTCAGTTACTGACTATCCTGAGCTGGATattgaagaaataagaaagaagtaCAGTAACCTGGAAGATGAGAGTTTTGAGTCAGTTAGTTCGGAAATAACTTTTGATTCTGACATTTCTCTTCACTCAGTAGCTGACCAATCTGAAGTAGCTGTTTATGAGGAAGAACCTATTGATCTGGAAAATAAGAGTAACAAATCTTGTGTTTCTGAAATAACTTTTGATTCTGATATATCTCTTAGTTTACCGACTGATCAACATGGAGTAGCTGTTAAAGAAACATTCATTCAGAAAGAAGAGTCTCTACACTTAGGAGGGAAGGATGATGATCCCACTAGTTCTGAAATAAGTCTGGATTCTTATACCCCTTTTCATTTAGTGACTAATCTTCCAGAAGAAGCTGTTAAAAAGCTAAATCTTCAAAAAGAAGAGTGGGGACACTTAGAAAATAGGGAAAATGAACCTAGTGATTCTGAGTTAAGTTTTGAATATGATGCTTTTCATTCAATGACTGGACATGCGAAAGatcccattaaagaaaaaaatcttcagaaagaagagaatgtaCAGTTAGAAAATGAGGGTAATGTACCCAGTGTTTCTGAAAGCAGTTTGAAATCCGATACTTCTTTTCATTTAGTAACCGATCATCCAGatatagctattaaaaaaataaaccgtAAAAAAGAAGAACATGTAAACTTAGCAGATAAGGGTAATGAGTTGAGTGTTTCTGAAACAAGTTTGGATTCTAGTATCTCTTTTCAGTCAGTGACTCATAAACCTGAAGAAGTTATTAAGGAACTATGGcttcaaaaagaaaaggatgctAAATTCAAAGGTAAAAGTGCTGACTTTAGTGATTCTGAAATAAATTTGGATTCTGATGTCCCTCATTATTCAGTGATGGAACCTGAAATAGctgttaaagaaataaatattcagaaagaaGAATGTGCTGTTCTGGAGAACAAGAGTGGTGAATATAGTGGTTCAGAAATAATTTTGGACTCTGATGTCCCTCCTCAGTCAATGACTGAAAAACCTCAAATAACTGTTTTGAAGGAGGACCATGTTGACCCAGAAGATAAAAGTATTAGACTTagagattttgaaataaatttgggTATTGACGCCCCTCTTCGTTCAGTCACTGACCAAACGCAGCTAGCTCTTTTGAAGGAAAAACATGCTGATCTGGAGGATACAAACAGTGAATCTAGCGATGGTGAAATAGATTTTGATTCTGATTACCATCTTCAGCCGTTGACTGAACAATTTCAGGAAGTGGCTAAAAAAACAAATCTGTGGGAGGAAGAGGATATGGGCCTGAAAAATAAGCTTGATGAACCTAATGGTTCTAAATTAATACATACTTCTGATGTTTCTCTTCAGTCTGTATCTGATCAACCTGAAGTGGCTGTTAACCGAATAAACCTCGAGAATCAAGGTCATGTGTACTGGGACGATAAGAACAGTCAATACAATAGTTCTGAAATGAGTTTGGATTCTGATTTCTTGGTTCAGTCAATAGTTGATCATCCTCAGATAACTAATTTGGAGCAGGAGCATACTGAGCTAGAAGATGAGCATAATCCATCTTGTGGTTCTGAAATAAGTTTTTATTCTGATTACCCCTTTCAGTCAGTGGTGGAGCAGTTTAGAGAAACTGttaaagaaataaacctttgGAAGGATGAAGTTAACGAGGAAGATAAGAGTGATAAAtccaaaaattttgaaattatgtgtGATTCCGATGTCCTTCAGTCGGTGGCTGGCCAAACAGAAGAAGTGGTTAAGGCGTTCAGCCTTTGGAAGAAGCATGTTGATTTGGAAGATAAGATGGTCAAACCTAGCGATTCAAAGGTAAATTTTGATTCTGATAAACCTCTTCAGTCTGTGGCGAATGAAATTCAAGAGACTAGTATAGAAATAAATCTTCTGAGGGAGGGACATGTTTGTCTGGATAGTAAGAGCTATGAACCCAGTGATTCTGAAATCATTTATGTTTCAAATGCCCCTCTCCAATCAGTGATTGAGCAGCCACACATTTTGGAAGAGCAACAAGCCAATTTGGAAGATAAGAGCAGTGATCCTTGCGATCCTGAAATAAGCTTTGTTTCTGATGACCCTCTTCAGTCAGGGGCTGTCCAGCTTCCGAAAGCTATGAAAGAAATAGATCTTTGGAGGGAAGACCACATTTACCTGGAAGATAAGAGATATAAACTAGGTGATTTTGAAGTAAGCTATGACTCTGATCTTTACATTGTAGCTGGTCATTCTCCTGTGGCTTTCAAAGAAATAAACTTGCAAGAGAAGGATCATAATGACCTAGAAAATAAGAACTGTGAACTTAGTGTTTCTGAAATGAAATGGGATTCTGGTGTTCATCTTCAGTTAGAAGTTGACCAACCCCACATGATTTGCCAAGAAAGCAAGCTTCAGACGGAAAAGCATCTTGGCATGGAAGAAAACATCAGTGAACCTAGTGATTCTGAAATGTGTGATTCTGATGTCCCTTTTCAAATCGTGATAAACGAACCTCAAGTGTCAGGCAAAGAAACACATATTCAAAAGATGCTGTTTGTGGACCTGGTGACTGGCGATAGTGATTGCGAAATGATTTCAGATTCTGATGTTCCTTTTCAGCCAGTGATTGACTCACCTCAAATGACTGTCAAAGACATTAGCTGTATAAATGCAGGAAGTTTTATTCTAGAAGATGAGAACTGTGAATCTTATGATTCTGAACTAGAATATGTTTGTGAAGCCTCTCCTCAATCAGTGACAAACCATTCCAAAAAGACCTTCAAAATAGTAAACCAGAAGCAGGACTATATTATCCTGGAGGAGTCAAGCTGTGAGCCTTATGcttctgaaataaattttcaaattgaTCCTTCTCATCAGTCCGTGGGTCAGTCACtagggcctaaaaaaaaaaaggcaaaatatattgACCCAAAAGATAAGAGCTGTCAATCTAAtagtcttaaaaatttttttgaatgggAAAAGACTTCTCAGCCAGTGACTCACCAAGGGCAGAAAGCTGACAAAGGGGTTAACCTTTGGAAAGATGTAGAAAATATTGgcctaaaagataaaaactgtGACTCTGGTGTTTCTGCAGTGGATTGTAATGCCTCTCCTGAGTTGGTGAACCATCAAATGCCCAATAAAGAAAACCTTCTGAGGTTAAAACATACAAATCTAGGAAATACAAGCTGTGAACCTTGTGGTTCTAGGATGAATTTTCAACgtcatccctccccttcccatcagtcTGACACTGACCAGCCTCAAGAAGCTGTTAATAAAATAGACCTATTTAAGAAGATGTTTTTTGACCTGAAAGAAACAAACCATAGTTCTCATTCAAGCTCTGTTCCTATGACTGATTCTGTAAGGAAccaggaaaaagcaaaagaggtCATAGAAGACGATCCTGATGAACCAGTTCTTGAAGCCTTGCCTCATGTCCCTCCTTCCTTTGTGGGAAAAACCTGGTCTCAGATAATGAGAGAAGATGACATGAAAATTAATGCTCTTgtgaaagagtttaaggaaggTCGTTTCCATTGTTACTTTGATGATGATTGTGAgaccaggaaaattaaaaaaaaaaaattgaataaaggaaaaaaggttaCCCGGACGGACCTCAATCAGGACACTGCATCAATTCAAGTTCTCTCAGATTGTGATGATAATACAGGTGGTATTTCAGGTATTGATGAGTTTTCAGTGGCCTTGGATAAACCTAGCCATTATCCTTCAGCAGAGAGGTGTTACGAACAAACATGGGGAGTGGCTTCTCAATGCCAGGCTGTAAAAGTCAGTCATGGAACGCAGACCAATCTCCCAAGTCACCCAAGGATGAAAAGAAGGATAACTGGACAAGAGAAAGACTCTCCAGTAAAGAAGCGTTTACTTTTACAGAacggcagaaagacaaaaaagaaagtagaaattgGGACACTTGAATTCCCTGAATCATGTATTACAGTTTTGAAGCCTTTGCAACCAAATGCCTTAATGTCTGttctttcttcaaatattaaGTTGAAGAAAGGTGACTCCAACAGCTCTAAAACGAGGCACCATAGTAGAAATAATTGGGATATTATCATACAGTACAAATATAAACACAATTCCTTTAATTATAATGATCCATTGAATAAGCAAATTGTATTTGATCCTTCTCTGAACATAGAAGTACCAGGGTCTGACAGGAGTAACTGTGTTGAAATTCATTTTAACCACCTTAACTCCAGTGCAGGAGATGATGATACTTATGTGCAAAGCTTTGCTTCAGCACCTTTTATGACAGTGCCAGTAAGACATGAGTTAATGTCACATCAGGAGGCCAATGCATCATCTGTGTTTCTGGAAAAGTCCCAGGTTTTGAATTCTAGTAAAGTTCCAAAGGAAAGTAATTTCCAGTCAACTCTTTTAAATCACGCTTTTGTCAAAGTTTCTCCAAAATCAGTTAGAATTAAGTTtttggaaagtaaaaagaaaattcagagaaagaagGTGACAGCTAATAATAAGctaggttttcccaaaatggatTGCAGACCGAATATTCCTCAGCAGAAAACCAGAATTGCCTCAGAAAAACAATCGACTTGGATTCAGACCAAACTAAGTGatataattaaaaagtatattcCCCAATACTCTGTTTTTTTGCGTCACAAATATTGGTCCAGGAGCACTCTTGTTAAGATGCaccttaagaagaaaaagacGGATGTCAGTAGGTTAAAGCAGGCCAAGAGACCAGCCAAAATGCTTTCAAACTCCTTGGTTCCATCAGCTGATGCTAAAGAGAAGTCACGCGCCATAGCAGGCTCTTCTCCCAAGCAACCTGTGCAGGATTCTTCCGGTGTTGCAGGAAGTAAGAAGAATGgtaataaaaaacaaacgaagaaagaaagaaaacaaagagagccTTCTAGACCTATTAGAAGATATGCTTTGAGAAGTTTACATTCTGATGTACCTCATTCTGATAGAATGAGGACCCGGCTCTCAAGCAAATCATGA